The Streptomyces sp. NBC_01363 region GTTCGAGGGCAAGTCCCGCTCGGCCGCCGAGATGACCGAGTACTACGAGGAGCTCGTCTCCGCGTACCCGCTGGTCTCCATCGAGGACCCGCTGTACGAGGACGACTGGGCCGGCTGGAAGGTCATCACCGACAAGCTCGGCGCCAAGGTGCAGATCGTCGGCGACGACCTCTTCGTCACCAACCCGGAGCGCCTGGCCCGCGGCATCGAGGAGGGCTCCGCCAACGCCCTGCTCGTCAAGGTGAACCAGATCGGCTCGCTGACCGAGACCCTGGACGCCGTCGAGCTGGCCCAGCGCAACGGCTTCAAGTGCATGATGTCGCACCGCTCCGGCGAGACCGAGGACGTCACCATCGCCGACCTCGCGGTCGCCGTGAACTGCGGCCAGATCAAGACCGGCGCCCCGGCCCGCTCGGACCGCGTCGCCAAGTACAACCAGCTGCTGCGCATCGAGGAGATCCTCGACGACGCCGCGGTGTACGCGGGCCGCTCGGCGTTCCCGCGGTTCAAGGGCTGATCATCCCTTTCGGCCCGTCAGGGGCCGAAGGCCATGGCATCCGTCCGTCCCCGCACTCGGTCCCGTACCGTGTGCGGGGACGGACGTGCGTAGTGGGGAGGCGGAGACATGGCCGCGAAGGACCGGGACCGGTTCTCCACCGCGACCCGGCTGCGGCTGCTCGGCGAGCAGACCGCCGCCCGCGTCTACCGTTCCCAGAACCGCCGTCAGGCCCGCCGCTCACGGCTCACCGGCCGGGCGGCCTTCCTCGTGCTCATCGTCTGCTCCCTGGTGGTCGCGCTCGCGTACCCGATGCGGCAGTACGTCTCGCAGCAGGACGAGATCGCCGACCAGGAGCGCCTGGCGCAGGAGGCCAAGGCCCGTACCGAGGAGCTGCGCGACGAGAAGGCGCGCCTCCAGGACGACGCGTACATCAGGCAGCTGGCCCGCACGCACCTGCACTACCTTCTTCCCGGGGAGACCGGTTACACGGTGATCGACCCCGACGCGGTCAAGGAGCGCGAGGGCAGGACGGACGAGTCCGGCCGGCCGTGGCACTCCAACCTCTGGGACGGCGTCGACAGCGCCGACCGCGACTGACTCTCTTCATCCATCTGCAGAACCGCAGTTCGAGCAGCCCGATCAGAACCTAGGCAGGCATGGAAACGCCCCCTCCCCAGACCGAGTCCACCGCGCCCACCGAGGCGGACATCGCCGCGTTCCAGCAGCAGCTGGGCCGCCCGCCGCGCGGTCTGCGCGCGATCGCGCACCGCTGCCCGTGCGGCAACCCGGACGTGGTCGAGACGCAGCCCCGGCTGGAGGACGGTACGCCGTTCCCGACGACGTACTACCTGACGTGCCCGCGTGCCGCGTCCGCGATCGGCACGCTGGAGGCGAACGGGGTCATGAAGGAGATGACCGAGCGCCTCGGTACGGACCCCGAGCTGGCCGCCGCGTACCGGGCCGCTCACGAGGACTACATCGCACGGCGCGACGCCATCGAGGTGCTGGAGGGCTTCCCGAGCGCGGGTGGCATGCCGGACCGGGTGAAGTGCCTGCACGTCCTGGTCGGGCACTCGCTGGCCGCGGGGCCCGGGGTGAACCCGCTGGGCGACGAGGCCATCGCGATGCTGCCGGAGTGGTGGCGCAAGGGGCCGTGCGTCTCACCGTGCGGCGCGCCGGACGAGGGCTGACCGTTCGTCTCCCGGGGCTCCGCCCCCGGACCCCCGCTCCTCGATCGCCGGAGGGGCTTGATCCGGGGCTCTGCCCCGACCCCGCTCCTCGTTCGCCGGAGGAGCTTGAGCTGGGAGTACTTCATGACCCGCGTGGCCGCCATCGACTGCGGTACCAACTCCATCCGCCTGCTCGTCGCCGACGCGGACCCGTCCACCGGTGAGCTCGTCGAGCTCGACCGGCGGATGGAGATCGTCCGCCTCGGCCAGGACGTCGACCGGACCGGGCGGCTCGCCCCCGAGGCCCTGGAGCGGACGTTCGCGGCCTGCCGTCAGTACGCGGCGGTGATCAAGGAGCACGGTGCGCAGCGGATCCGCTTCGTCGCCACCTCCGCCTCCCGCGACGCGGAGAACCGGGACGAGTTCGTTCGCGGGGTGCTGGAGATCCTGGGCGTCGAGCCCGAGGTGATCAGCGGTGACCAGGAGGCGGAGTTCTCCTTCACCGGAGCCACCAAGGAGCTCGCG contains the following coding sequences:
- a CDS encoding septum formation initiator family protein; the encoded protein is MAAKDRDRFSTATRLRLLGEQTAARVYRSQNRRQARRSRLTGRAAFLVLIVCSLVVALAYPMRQYVSQQDEIADQERLAQEAKARTEELRDEKARLQDDAYIRQLARTHLHYLLPGETGYTVIDPDAVKEREGRTDESGRPWHSNLWDGVDSADRD
- a CDS encoding DUF501 domain-containing protein, with the protein product METPPPQTESTAPTEADIAAFQQQLGRPPRGLRAIAHRCPCGNPDVVETQPRLEDGTPFPTTYYLTCPRAASAIGTLEANGVMKEMTERLGTDPELAAAYRAAHEDYIARRDAIEVLEGFPSAGGMPDRVKCLHVLVGHSLAAGPGVNPLGDEAIAMLPEWWRKGPCVSPCGAPDEG